A region from the Penaeus monodon isolate SGIC_2016 chromosome 17, NSTDA_Pmon_1, whole genome shotgun sequence genome encodes:
- the LOC119583818 gene encoding S-adenosylmethionine sensor upstream of mTORC1-like isoform X1 gives MDGEGRRLAEVVKETHKRLRKRCRQGEDEAEVWKDHIQHEDVLRTYASAMHNLATNHWESTQQINTSRVTWVNNAVIQYYQKGEMTRVTQKELRKLTYLGLETECDTSDGCLRKEHEKLQLLDVGSCYNPFSVYEQYEVTAVDLYPAQPSVKQCDFLDVELTEEATPPKNEGKNSNESGERESSLEALETASESAKSEVDRVVSSVEKDQKSTPNSESDEKIDTDLQTSESVTSISKSESDANVKEKGSEEMNKKSDKSNTIRFLRKGFFDVVVFCLLLEYLPSPKQRFRCCEKAYNLLKPNGLLCIITPDSKHQNANVHLYKLWKITLGFLGFSRIKYEKQTHFHGMVFRKGLCKRAWELDSDRELSSIKTTNVKSRFETISYDKIKFEMYIPQDFQDLSDSDEELPEKCMKLS, from the exons ATGGACGGCGAGGGCAGGAGGCTCGCGGAGGTCGTCAAAGAAACGCATAAAAGGCTCAGGAAGCGGTGCAGGCAGG GTGAAGATGAAGCTGAAGTTTGGAAGGATCACATCCAGCATGAGGATGTGTTACGTACTTACGCTAGTGCAATGCATAATCTTGCCACTAACCACTGGGAATCTACACAGCAA ATCAACACCTCACGTGTTACATGGGTTAACAATGCTGTAATACAGTATTATCAAAAGGGAGAAATGACACGTGTAACTCAAAAAGAACTCCGTAAATTGACATACCTAGGATTAGAAACGGAATGTGATACTTCAGATGGTTGTCTTCGGAA agaGCATGAGAAATTGCAGTTGTTGGATGTTGGCAGCTGCTATAACCCCTTCTCTGTATATGAACAATATGAAGTAACTGCAGTTGATTTGTATCCAGCCCAGCCA TCTGTTAAACAATGTGACTTTCTTGATGTGGAACTAACCGAGGAGGCAACGCCaccaaaaaatgaaggaaagaattccaatgaaagtggggagagagagtctTCATTAGAGGCTCTAGAAACGGCCTCAGAGAGTGCTAAGAGTGAAGTCGATAGGGTGGTAAGCTCTGTAGAAAAGGACCAGAAAAGCACCCCAAACAGTGAGTCAGATGAGAAGATTGACACTGACTTACAAACCTCTGAAAGTGTAACAAGTATTAGTAAAAGTGAAAGTGATgcaaatgtgaaagaaaaagggagcgaGGAAATGAACAAGAAAAGTGATAAAAGTAACACAATTAGATTcttaagaaaagggttttttgatgtTGTGGTGTTTTGCCTCCTGCTTGAGTATTTACCGTCACCCAAGCAGAGATTTCGTTGTTGTGAAAAAGCTTATAATCTCCTCAAGCCTAATGGTCTTTTGTGCATTATAACTCCCGATAGTAAACATCAGAATGCAAACGTACATCTCTATAAATTATGGAAAATTACCCTAGGTTTTCTTGGGTTTTCTAGGATAAAATACGAAAAGCAAACCCACTTTCATGGTATGGTTTTCCGCAAAGGCTTGTGCAAAAGAGCCTGGGAGCTAGATTCTGATAGAGAGCTATCTAGCATCAAAACCACAAATGTGAAAAGTAGATTTGAAACCATCAGTTATGACAAGATTAAATTTGAGATGTATATACCCCAAGATTTTCAAGACTTATCTGATAGTGATGAGGAGTTACCTGAAAAGTGTATGAAATTGTCATAG
- the LOC119583396 gene encoding uncharacterized protein LOC119583396, with protein sequence MEGGTLTPSTNLPQRKNYRGCQPQGQHWMTPEISAQLQVCNQLRKASEASNRPEDHEAYQAQCRRVHSMMEESKASLGLGHLPALPSQYGYGWQNEQGYNGYQPTGPMGNSNFQQGSGKYFQGNNRKPITCGPCNRTFYNKQKLEEHLKDHVECPFPECKLSAHIKVIDQHINNQHMLVNFASLQIDDETWIAERKKRFPSIQRAELRRAEQIEKLKRGEKLGVSKKPFKSKIKSITSKNENDTSGVSNATTGVKREQPQNESGKDEGKRKGKFRRKRQEQESFNRPPQPVMKVDLFDSDDETRDGLRAFRGTKCFYEELGEVSYFGNKSINVDKEDTAEQEENIVISDDEDWQDEDNKAADTKGPLVLGGALGSLMGAYSDSEDESIDEAVTSQGKDNPQSVPKKIDEGSSSKVKADTSVEVTKSQDKSVDDAGTQDMLVEVAKQDSSTNAEVKQDAQQIKESTSRTRNRRMQRKKMPKGPPKPRKMPRRRKTLLEKLLQADIIHERNVILQCVRFVVKNNFFDGKNIVGDKKINDSSKAEKETEDCTVNKDKRSDTVQPPKEDNSSQIGNISAITDKDNQEEKHVTCKDLGHQITSEDSKTVKVIKNECDSNKKAARRLKKQLLEDDAALSNGASKRRKSDTEELSNCEEIKDKVEVKRMKLSEEEKSSGVFNKNTIINGENIDEKKESTDIETDSKSDSQSKNSVESTACEEMKEKITDKGQESSLEVKRIKFSEEEKSVEIYIF encoded by the coding sequence ATGGAAGGTGGTACTTTAACCCCATCTACAAACCTACCACAGAGGAAGAACTATCGTGGCTGCCAACCTCAGGGACAGCACTGGATGACTCCAGAGATATCTGCTCAATTGCAGGTTTGTAATCAGCTACGCAAAGCATCAGAAGCATCTAATAGACCCGAAGATCACGAGGCATACCAAGCACAATGCAGAAGAGTGCACAGTATGATGGAGGAAAGCAAGGCCAGTCTTGGTTTAGGCCACTTACCTGCACTCCCTTCTCAGTATGGTTATGGATGGCAGAATGAACAAGGGTACAATGGCTATCAGCCCACAGGCCCAATGGGAAATTCTAACTTCCAGCAAGGATCTGGGAAATATTTTCAGGGAAATAACAGGAAGCCCATCACTTGTGGACCTTGCAATCGAACATTTTACAATAAGCAGAAACTTGAAGAACACCTTAAAGATCATGTTGAATGCCCATTTCCCGAGTGCAAATTAAGTGCACATATCAAGGTCATTGACCAGCACATAAATAACCAACATATGCTTGTTAATTTTGCTTCCTTACAAATTGATGATGAAACATGGattgcagagagaaagaaacgctTTCCAAGTATTCAGAGAGCAGAATTACGAAGAGCAGAACAAATAGAAAAactgaagaggggagagaagttgGGTGTaagtaaaaaaccttttaaaagtaaaatcaaaagtATTACtagtaagaatgaaaatgatacttcAGGTGTCAGCAATGCAACTACAGGTGTTAAACGAGAGCAGCCACAGAATGAGAGTGGCAAAGATGAAGGCAAACGCAAAGGGAAATTCAGGAGGAAAAGACAAGAACAGGAAAGCTTCAACAGGCCACCTCAGCCAGTCATGAAAGTAGACCTTTTCGATTCGGATGATGAAACAAGGGATGGTTTGCGTGCCTTCAGAGGAACCAAATGCTTTTATGAAGAATTGGGAGAAGTTAGTTACTTTGGAAACAAGAGCATAAATGTTGATAAAGAGGACACTGCAGAGCAAGAGGAGAATATTGTAATAAGTGATGATGAGGACTGGCAGGATGAAGATAATAAGGCAGCAGATACTAAAGGACCACTTGTTTTAGGGGGTGCTCTAGGATCTTTAATGGGTGCATACTCTGACTCAGAGGATGAAAGTATTGATGAAGCAGTTACTAGTCAAGGAAAAGATAACCCACAGTCTGTGCCAAAGAAAATTGATGAAGGTTCCTCTTCCAAGGTTAAAGCAGATACCTCTGTTGAAGTTACAAAGAGCCAAGATAAGTCTGTTGATGATGCAGGGACCCAAGATATGTTAGTTGAGGTTGCAAAACAAGATTCTTCCACCAATGCTGAAGTGAAGCAAGATGCACAACAAATAAAAGAATCTACAAGCagaacaagaaatagaagaatgCAACGCAAAAAAATGCCAAAAGGACCACCCAAACCTCGCAAAATGCCACGAAGACGTAAGACTCTCCTGGAGAAACTTCTACAAGCAGATATTATACATGAGAGGAATGTAATTCTACAGTGTGTGCGATTTGTTGTGAAGAATAACTTTTTTGATGGTAAAAATATTGTtggtgataagaaaataaatgacagTAGTAAAGCAGAAAAGGAGACTGAAGATTGCACtgtaaacaaagataaaagatCAGACACAGTACAGCCACCAAAAGAAGACAATAGCTCACAAATTGGTAACATATCAGCAATTACTGACAAAGACAATCAGGAAGAGAAACATGTGACATGTAAAGATTTAGGACATCAGATAACAAGTGAAGATAGCAAAACTGTTAAAGTCATAAAGAATGAATGTGACAGTAATAAGAAAGCAGCAAGGAGGTTGAAAAAGCAACTATTAGAAGATGATGCGGCTCTTAGTAATGGTGCTtccaaaaggagaaaaagtgataCTGAAGAACTTTCAAATTGTGAGGAAATTAAAGATAAAGTAGAAGTTAAGAGAATGAAGTTGAGTGAAGAGGAAAAGTCATCGGGGGTGTTTAACAAGAATACCATCATCAATGGAGAAAACATtgatgagaaaaaggaaagtacAGATATTGAAACAGATAGTAAAAGTGATTCACAGAGTAAAAACAGTGTTGAGTCAACGGCATgtgaggagatgaaagaaaagataacTGACAAGGGACAAGAAAGCTCATTAGAAGTTAAAAGAATAAAGTTTAGTGAAGAGGAAAAGtcagtggaaatatatatattttaa
- the LOC119583819 gene encoding PRKCA-binding protein-like isoform X3, giving the protein MEFDDDFYLEEDKLGMTVTSGSVNLEKDDSNLIGISIGGGAKYCPCLYVVQVFDNTAASRDGTLQSGDEITGVNGVNVKGKSKQEVAQLIQRSEGTVTIQYNKLHADPKQGKTLDIAMKKVKHRLVENMSSSTADALGLSRAILCNDSLVKKLDDLQRTEDMYRSLMDHTKRLLKAFFDLCIVYKRFGDIFCEIGVRELQQSANEAFNQFGEAHRQMEKFGIQMLKRLKPILSDLGTYLHKAIPDTRLTIRRYADTKFEYLSYCLKVKEMDDEEMQFAQLQEPLYRVETGNYEYRLILRCRQDARAKFAKLRSDVLVKLELLDSKHVQHLTEQLTRLISGLATYHSQCQELMHDKHWFPIELDMVGTTLQSDNRSDSIQSEEDDEELLDTEGATEATEAELVQPLADITLNDSKPQQEAKTGNFEDINLLGDF; this is encoded by the exons ATGGAATTCGACGATGACTTTTACCTCGAGGAAGACAAGCT GGGTATGACAGTCACCTCAGGCAGTGTCAACCTTGAGAAAGATGACAGTAACCTCATCGGCATTAGTATTGGGGGCGGAGCTAAATACTGTCCGTGTCTCTATGTTGTACAG GTCTTTGACAACACTGCAGCATCTCGGGATGGCACCCTACAGAGTGGAGATGAGATCACCGGGGTGAACGGAGTGAATGTGAAAGGGAAGTCCAAGCAGGAGGTTGCACAGCTCATACAGCGGTCAGAG GGTACTGTTACTATTCAGTACAACAAATTACATGCCGAcccaaaacaaggaaaaacattGGACATTGCTATGAAAAAAGTAAAGCACAGACTGGTAGAGAACATGTCTTCATCAACTGCAGACGCCCTTGGCTTGTCCCGGGCTATATTATGCAACGATTCTCTTGTGAAGAAGCTGGATGACCTTCAGAGAACAGAAGATATGTACAGGTCATTGATGGATCACACCAAGAGATTACTGAAGGCATTCTTTGACCTCTGCATTGTTTATAAAA GATTTGGTGACATCTTCTGTGAAATTGGTGTACGTGAACTCCAGCAGTCAGCAAATGAGGCTTTCAATCAGTTTGGTGAAGCACACCGTCAAATGGAAAAGTTTGGGATCCAGATGCTGAAGAGACTAAAACCA ATCCTGAGTGACTTGGGTACATATCTGCACAAGGCCATTCCCGACACAAGGTTGACAATCCGACGATATGCAGACACGAAATTTGAATACCTCAGTTATTGCCTTAAGGTGAAGGAAATGGATGATGAAGAGATGCAATTTGCTCAGTTGCAAGAGCCTTTGTATAGGGTGGAAACTGGAAATTATGAGTATAG ACTGATTCTACGTTGTCGCCAAGATGCCAGGGCCAAATTTGCCAAACTGAGATCAGATGTTCTTGTCAAGTTAGAATTGCTGGATTCAAAACATGTCCAACACCTTACTGAACAACTTACTAGACTCATATCTGGCCTTGCTACATACCACAGTCAGTGTCAGGAGCTTATGCATGACAAACACTGGTTCCCAATTGAACTGGACATGGTTGGAACAACTCTCCAGTCAGATAATCGCAGTGACAGCATACAG agtgaagaggatgatgaagaatTGCTGGATACTGAAGGTGCAACAGAAGCAACAGAGGCAGAGCTTGTCCAACCACTGGCAGACATCACCCTTAATGACAGTAAGCCACAGCAGGAGGCAAAAACAGGAAACTTTGAAGACATTAACCTCTTGGGAGACTTTTAA
- the LOC119583819 gene encoding PRKCA-binding protein-like isoform X2: protein MWAGLSGVYEYSMLPIHDPDEYTADDMDYYSIFEDRMGMTVTSGSVNLEKDDSNLIGISIGGGAKYCPCLYVVQVFDNTAASRDGTLQSGDEITGVNGVNVKGKSKQEVAQLIQRSEGTVTIQYNKLHADPKQGKTLDIAMKKVKHRLVENMSSSTADALGLSRAILCNDSLVKKLDDLQRTEDMYRSLMDHTKRLLKAFFDLCIVYKRFGDIFCEIGVRELQQSANEAFNQFGEAHRQMEKFGIQMLKRLKPILSDLGTYLHKAIPDTRLTIRRYADTKFEYLSYCLKVKEMDDEEMQFAQLQEPLYRVETGNYEYRLILRCRQDARAKFAKLRSDVLVKLELLDSKHVQHLTEQLTRLISGLATYHSQCQELMHDKHWFPIELDMVGTTLQSDNRSDSIQSEEDDEELLDTEGATEATEAELVQPLADITLNDSKPQQEAKTGNFEDINLLGDF, encoded by the exons ATGTGGGCGGGCCTGTCTGGAGTTTATGAATATTCCATGCTACCCATTCATGATCCTGACGAATATACAGCAGATGATATGGATTATTACTCCATATTTGAAGATCGCAT GGGTATGACAGTCACCTCAGGCAGTGTCAACCTTGAGAAAGATGACAGTAACCTCATCGGCATTAGTATTGGGGGCGGAGCTAAATACTGTCCGTGTCTCTATGTTGTACAG GTCTTTGACAACACTGCAGCATCTCGGGATGGCACCCTACAGAGTGGAGATGAGATCACCGGGGTGAACGGAGTGAATGTGAAAGGGAAGTCCAAGCAGGAGGTTGCACAGCTCATACAGCGGTCAGAG GGTACTGTTACTATTCAGTACAACAAATTACATGCCGAcccaaaacaaggaaaaacattGGACATTGCTATGAAAAAAGTAAAGCACAGACTGGTAGAGAACATGTCTTCATCAACTGCAGACGCCCTTGGCTTGTCCCGGGCTATATTATGCAACGATTCTCTTGTGAAGAAGCTGGATGACCTTCAGAGAACAGAAGATATGTACAGGTCATTGATGGATCACACCAAGAGATTACTGAAGGCATTCTTTGACCTCTGCATTGTTTATAAAA GATTTGGTGACATCTTCTGTGAAATTGGTGTACGTGAACTCCAGCAGTCAGCAAATGAGGCTTTCAATCAGTTTGGTGAAGCACACCGTCAAATGGAAAAGTTTGGGATCCAGATGCTGAAGAGACTAAAACCA ATCCTGAGTGACTTGGGTACATATCTGCACAAGGCCATTCCCGACACAAGGTTGACAATCCGACGATATGCAGACACGAAATTTGAATACCTCAGTTATTGCCTTAAGGTGAAGGAAATGGATGATGAAGAGATGCAATTTGCTCAGTTGCAAGAGCCTTTGTATAGGGTGGAAACTGGAAATTATGAGTATAG ACTGATTCTACGTTGTCGCCAAGATGCCAGGGCCAAATTTGCCAAACTGAGATCAGATGTTCTTGTCAAGTTAGAATTGCTGGATTCAAAACATGTCCAACACCTTACTGAACAACTTACTAGACTCATATCTGGCCTTGCTACATACCACAGTCAGTGTCAGGAGCTTATGCATGACAAACACTGGTTCCCAATTGAACTGGACATGGTTGGAACAACTCTCCAGTCAGATAATCGCAGTGACAGCATACAG agtgaagaggatgatgaagaatTGCTGGATACTGAAGGTGCAACAGAAGCAACAGAGGCAGAGCTTGTCCAACCACTGGCAGACATCACCCTTAATGACAGTAAGCCACAGCAGGAGGCAAAAACAGGAAACTTTGAAGACATTAACCTCTTGGGAGACTTTTAA
- the LOC119583397 gene encoding uncharacterized protein LOC119583397, which yields MQYIETDSTLSPDARAKFAKLRSDVLVKLELLDSKHVQHLTEQLTRTHIWPCTYHSQCQELMHDKHWFPIEMDMVGTKLSSQIIAVTAYRVKRMMKNCWILKVQQKQQRQSLSNHWQKITLNDSKPQQEAKTGNFEDINLLETFKRERAVNFFYIIWNDVYVQRITYYGLQITYSILLHKSSVVWRI from the exons ATGCAGTACATAGAG ACTGATTCTACGTTGTCGCCAGATGCCAGGGCCAAATTTGCCAAACTGAGATCAGATGTTCTTGTCAAGTTAGAATTGCTGGATTCAAAACATGTCCAACACCTTACTGAACAACTTACTAGGACTCATATCTGGCCTTGTACATACCACAGTCAGTGTCAGGAGCTTATGCATGACAAACACTGGTTCCCAATTGAAATGGACATGGTTGGAACAAAACTCTCCAGTCAGATAATCGCAGTGACAGCATACAG agtgaagaggatgatgaagaatTGCTGGATACTGAAGGTGCAACAGAAGCAACAGAGGCAGAGCTTGTCCAACCACTGGCAGAAAATCACCCTTAATGACAGTAAGCCACAGCAGGAGGCAAAAACAGGAAACTTTGAAGACATTAACCTCTTGGAGACTTTTAAGAGGGAAAGGGcagtcaattttttttatataatctggaATGATGTTTATGTTCAAAGGATCACA TATTATGGACTGCAAATAACCTATTCCATCCTTTTACACAAATCAAGTGTAGTGTGGAGAATCTAG
- the LOC119583818 gene encoding S-adenosylmethionine sensor upstream of mTORC1-like isoform X2, producing the protein MHKINTSRVTWVNNAVIQYYQKGEMTRVTQKELRKLTYLGLETECDTSDGCLRKEHEKLQLLDVGSCYNPFSVYEQYEVTAVDLYPAQPSVKQCDFLDVELTEEATPPKNEGKNSNESGERESSLEALETASESAKSEVDRVVSSVEKDQKSTPNSESDEKIDTDLQTSESVTSISKSESDANVKEKGSEEMNKKSDKSNTIRFLRKGFFDVVVFCLLLEYLPSPKQRFRCCEKAYNLLKPNGLLCIITPDSKHQNANVHLYKLWKITLGFLGFSRIKYEKQTHFHGMVFRKGLCKRAWELDSDRELSSIKTTNVKSRFETISYDKIKFEMYIPQDFQDLSDSDEELPEKCMKLS; encoded by the exons ATGCATAAG ATCAACACCTCACGTGTTACATGGGTTAACAATGCTGTAATACAGTATTATCAAAAGGGAGAAATGACACGTGTAACTCAAAAAGAACTCCGTAAATTGACATACCTAGGATTAGAAACGGAATGTGATACTTCAGATGGTTGTCTTCGGAA agaGCATGAGAAATTGCAGTTGTTGGATGTTGGCAGCTGCTATAACCCCTTCTCTGTATATGAACAATATGAAGTAACTGCAGTTGATTTGTATCCAGCCCAGCCA TCTGTTAAACAATGTGACTTTCTTGATGTGGAACTAACCGAGGAGGCAACGCCaccaaaaaatgaaggaaagaattccaatgaaagtggggagagagagtctTCATTAGAGGCTCTAGAAACGGCCTCAGAGAGTGCTAAGAGTGAAGTCGATAGGGTGGTAAGCTCTGTAGAAAAGGACCAGAAAAGCACCCCAAACAGTGAGTCAGATGAGAAGATTGACACTGACTTACAAACCTCTGAAAGTGTAACAAGTATTAGTAAAAGTGAAAGTGATgcaaatgtgaaagaaaaagggagcgaGGAAATGAACAAGAAAAGTGATAAAAGTAACACAATTAGATTcttaagaaaagggttttttgatgtTGTGGTGTTTTGCCTCCTGCTTGAGTATTTACCGTCACCCAAGCAGAGATTTCGTTGTTGTGAAAAAGCTTATAATCTCCTCAAGCCTAATGGTCTTTTGTGCATTATAACTCCCGATAGTAAACATCAGAATGCAAACGTACATCTCTATAAATTATGGAAAATTACCCTAGGTTTTCTTGGGTTTTCTAGGATAAAATACGAAAAGCAAACCCACTTTCATGGTATGGTTTTCCGCAAAGGCTTGTGCAAAAGAGCCTGGGAGCTAGATTCTGATAGAGAGCTATCTAGCATCAAAACCACAAATGTGAAAAGTAGATTTGAAACCATCAGTTATGACAAGATTAAATTTGAGATGTATATACCCCAAGATTTTCAAGACTTATCTGATAGTGATGAGGAGTTACCTGAAAAGTGTATGAAATTGTCATAG
- the LOC119583819 gene encoding PRKCA-binding protein-like isoform X1 produces MEFDDDFYLEEDKLPETRITSGSPVIERKEINEPKEEKEDGKGSKDDDDDDEIKEEEEEECNEKERFLFGFRMENKMGMTVTSGSVNLEKDDSNLIGISIGGGAKYCPCLYVVQVFDNTAASRDGTLQSGDEITGVNGVNVKGKSKQEVAQLIQRSEGTVTIQYNKLHADPKQGKTLDIAMKKVKHRLVENMSSSTADALGLSRAILCNDSLVKKLDDLQRTEDMYRSLMDHTKRLLKAFFDLCIVYKRFGDIFCEIGVRELQQSANEAFNQFGEAHRQMEKFGIQMLKRLKPILSDLGTYLHKAIPDTRLTIRRYADTKFEYLSYCLKVKEMDDEEMQFAQLQEPLYRVETGNYEYRLILRCRQDARAKFAKLRSDVLVKLELLDSKHVQHLTEQLTRLISGLATYHSQCQELMHDKHWFPIELDMVGTTLQSDNRSDSIQSEEDDEELLDTEGATEATEAELVQPLADITLNDSKPQQEAKTGNFEDINLLGDF; encoded by the exons ATGGAATTCGACGATGACTTTTACCTCGAGGAAGACAAGCT TCCTGAAACACGCATAACATCTGGTTCTCCCGTCATCGAGAGAAAGGAAATCAATGA AcccaaagaggaaaaagaggatgggaaaggatctaaggatgatgatgatgatgatgagattaaggaggaagaagaggaggaatgtaatgaaaaagagagatttttGTTTGGATTTCGTATGGAAAACAAGAT GGGTATGACAGTCACCTCAGGCAGTGTCAACCTTGAGAAAGATGACAGTAACCTCATCGGCATTAGTATTGGGGGCGGAGCTAAATACTGTCCGTGTCTCTATGTTGTACAG GTCTTTGACAACACTGCAGCATCTCGGGATGGCACCCTACAGAGTGGAGATGAGATCACCGGGGTGAACGGAGTGAATGTGAAAGGGAAGTCCAAGCAGGAGGTTGCACAGCTCATACAGCGGTCAGAG GGTACTGTTACTATTCAGTACAACAAATTACATGCCGAcccaaaacaaggaaaaacattGGACATTGCTATGAAAAAAGTAAAGCACAGACTGGTAGAGAACATGTCTTCATCAACTGCAGACGCCCTTGGCTTGTCCCGGGCTATATTATGCAACGATTCTCTTGTGAAGAAGCTGGATGACCTTCAGAGAACAGAAGATATGTACAGGTCATTGATGGATCACACCAAGAGATTACTGAAGGCATTCTTTGACCTCTGCATTGTTTATAAAA GATTTGGTGACATCTTCTGTGAAATTGGTGTACGTGAACTCCAGCAGTCAGCAAATGAGGCTTTCAATCAGTTTGGTGAAGCACACCGTCAAATGGAAAAGTTTGGGATCCAGATGCTGAAGAGACTAAAACCA ATCCTGAGTGACTTGGGTACATATCTGCACAAGGCCATTCCCGACACAAGGTTGACAATCCGACGATATGCAGACACGAAATTTGAATACCTCAGTTATTGCCTTAAGGTGAAGGAAATGGATGATGAAGAGATGCAATTTGCTCAGTTGCAAGAGCCTTTGTATAGGGTGGAAACTGGAAATTATGAGTATAG ACTGATTCTACGTTGTCGCCAAGATGCCAGGGCCAAATTTGCCAAACTGAGATCAGATGTTCTTGTCAAGTTAGAATTGCTGGATTCAAAACATGTCCAACACCTTACTGAACAACTTACTAGACTCATATCTGGCCTTGCTACATACCACAGTCAGTGTCAGGAGCTTATGCATGACAAACACTGGTTCCCAATTGAACTGGACATGGTTGGAACAACTCTCCAGTCAGATAATCGCAGTGACAGCATACAG agtgaagaggatgatgaagaatTGCTGGATACTGAAGGTGCAACAGAAGCAACAGAGGCAGAGCTTGTCCAACCACTGGCAGACATCACCCTTAATGACAGTAAGCCACAGCAGGAGGCAAAAACAGGAAACTTTGAAGACATTAACCTCTTGGGAGACTTTTAA